In one window of Paraflavitalea soli DNA:
- a CDS encoding ion transporter: protein MKTAATSTEEKLGFLNLLIIVLSVYVLLALMFDTFLKLPPEVSRVLLITDNIICGVFLVDFLRRFFQADNKLRFMRWGWIDLVSSIPMLDFMRVGRAFRLIRLFRILRAFRSTKLLVQHIFKRRTRGTLTAASIIAVLMVIFSSIAILQVETDANSNIKTAEDAIWWAYTTITTVGYGDRFPVTSEGRIIAMVLMTVGVGLFGTFTAWLASWFVGENKKGD from the coding sequence ATGAAAACTGCTGCCACCTCTACCGAAGAAAAGCTGGGCTTTTTAAACCTGCTGATCATTGTATTGTCAGTGTATGTACTGCTCGCACTCATGTTTGATACTTTTCTCAAACTCCCACCGGAAGTATCCAGGGTACTCCTGATAACAGACAATATTATTTGCGGGGTATTCCTCGTCGACTTTTTGAGGCGGTTTTTCCAGGCCGACAATAAACTACGATTCATGCGCTGGGGATGGATCGACCTGGTATCGAGCATTCCCATGTTGGATTTTATGCGCGTAGGCCGCGCATTCCGATTAATCCGGTTATTCCGAATACTGCGCGCTTTCCGCTCTACCAAACTCCTGGTCCAGCATATATTTAAAAGAAGAACCCGGGGCACATTAACGGCGGCTTCGATAATAGCTGTCTTAATGGTCATCTTCTCATCCATTGCCATATTGCAGGTAGAGACCGATGCCAACAGCAATATCAAAACTGCAGAAGACGCCATTTGGTGGGCTTATACCACCATTACCACTGTTGGTTATGGTGATAGGTTTCCGGTCACCTCAGAAGGCAGGATCATCGCGATGGTGCTGATGACAGTTGGAGTGGGGCTGTTTGGGACCTTCACGGCCTGGCTGGCTTCCTGGTTTGTGGGGGAGAATAAAAAGGGGGATTAG
- a CDS encoding sugar porter family MFS transporter yields the protein MQVSVNTASTGPSTTGQSFSGNLVGISLIAALAGFIFGFDTVVISGANLPIKELWHTTPWFHGFFIMSMALWGTVVGALLGGIPTQRYGRKKVLLWIGIFFSVSALGSALAQDPYTFSFFRFVGGLGIGISSVAAPTYISEISTPATRGRLGAMYQFNIVFGILIAFLSNYFFKGMGGANDWRWMLGVMALPSLIYTFMVVGIPESPRWLLAKKQDEATARQVLKRLGVANVEAEIASIVAGMQHEKAAGNPSGFFSTRYKTILWLAFMVAFFNQWSGINFILYYAPEILERAGLAAKESLLNSIAIGGTNLLFTFVGLYLIDRVGRKTLLIIGSVGYIISLAMVAWSFYAGAGPGLLMTFLLLFIASHAVGQGAVIWVFISEIFPNKVRAMGQSFGASTHWVFAAIITLITPVFLDADNGIFKDNPWPIFAFFAFMMALQLIWVLTRVPETKGVSLEDLEKKLVKE from the coding sequence ATGCAGGTTTCCGTCAACACAGCATCTACCGGGCCGTCAACTACTGGCCAATCTTTTTCCGGCAATCTGGTAGGGATCTCCCTGATCGCCGCGCTGGCCGGTTTCATTTTTGGATTTGATACCGTGGTGATCTCAGGCGCCAATCTTCCCATTAAAGAGCTTTGGCATACCACTCCCTGGTTCCACGGTTTTTTTATTATGTCCATGGCCCTGTGGGGAACCGTGGTAGGCGCTTTATTGGGTGGCATTCCCACGCAGCGTTATGGCAGAAAAAAAGTATTGCTGTGGATCGGTATCTTCTTTAGCGTTTCGGCCCTGGGCTCTGCGTTGGCACAGGACCCCTATACTTTTTCTTTTTTCCGTTTTGTCGGTGGGTTGGGCATTGGCATTTCTTCAGTGGCTGCGCCCACCTATATCTCTGAAATTTCTACGCCTGCCACCCGGGGACGGTTGGGCGCCATGTACCAGTTCAATATTGTGTTTGGCATATTGATCGCTTTTCTTTCCAATTACTTTTTCAAAGGCATGGGTGGCGCCAATGACTGGCGCTGGATGCTGGGTGTGATGGCCCTGCCTTCCCTGATATATACTTTTATGGTGGTGGGCATCCCGGAAAGTCCCCGGTGGTTGTTGGCCAAAAAGCAGGACGAAGCAACGGCCAGACAAGTATTGAAGCGGCTGGGCGTTGCCAATGTGGAGGCAGAGATCGCTTCTATTGTAGCAGGCATGCAACATGAAAAGGCTGCGGGCAACCCTTCAGGGTTCTTCAGTACCCGGTACAAGACCATATTGTGGCTGGCATTTATGGTGGCATTTTTCAACCAGTGGTCGGGTATCAACTTCATTTTATACTATGCCCCGGAAATATTGGAAAGGGCTGGACTGGCAGCCAAAGAATCGTTGCTGAACTCCATTGCTATCGGCGGCACCAACCTGCTGTTTACCTTTGTAGGTCTATACCTGATCGACCGGGTAGGCAGAAAGACCTTGTTGATCATCGGTTCGGTGGGGTATATTATCAGTCTTGCCATGGTGGCCTGGTCTTTTTATGCCGGCGCAGGCCCTGGCTTGTTAATGACCTTTCTCTTACTCTTTATTGCTTCCCACGCAGTAGGGCAGGGTGCTGTCATTTGGGTATTCATCTCCGAGATATTTCCCAATAAAGTGCGGGCCATGGGCCAGTCATTCGGCGCCAGCACCCATTGGGTCTTTGCAGCGATCATCACTTTGATCACTCCTGTTTTCCTCGATGCAGACAATGGAATATTCAAAGACAATCCCTGGCCCATCTTCGCCTTCTTTGCTTTCATGATGGCCCTGCAACTCATCTGGGTGCTTACCAGGGTGCCGGAAACAAAGGGTGTGTCATTGGAAGACCTTGAGAAAAAATTAGTCAAGGAATAA
- a CDS encoding ROK family protein, which produces MKTEYVVGADIGGTHISAGLVNLVTKTMAPGSVVRRTVDPHAPARDIIAAWHAAIREPARFFEGGLYRVGIAMPGPFDYAKGISLIRGFNKYESLYQLPVKEMLAQQLGIPAADIQLKNDAAAFLQGEVFCGAAMGYDKAVGITLGTGLGSARTIGDDTEEGTLNVLPLHNGIAEDYISTRWFLKRYAELTGYELQDVRALTEKLAYDAHAGQVFREFTANLATVLRQFITEEQPAIVVIGGGIANAFEVFYSGLSALLTGKTGHTVIRQSALGESAAMIGAASIFGKKPASSTV; this is translated from the coding sequence ATGAAAACGGAATATGTAGTAGGAGCTGATATTGGGGGCACGCATATCTCAGCGGGATTGGTGAACCTCGTTACCAAAACAATGGCGCCTGGATCGGTGGTGCGCAGAACAGTAGATCCCCATGCACCTGCCCGGGATATTATAGCCGCCTGGCATGCAGCCATACGGGAACCGGCCCGTTTTTTTGAGGGCGGTCTGTACCGTGTGGGCATTGCCATGCCCGGCCCTTTTGATTATGCCAAGGGTATTTCCCTGATCCGGGGATTTAATAAATACGAGTCGCTCTATCAGCTGCCTGTAAAAGAAATGCTGGCGCAGCAACTGGGTATACCTGCTGCCGATATCCAACTAAAAAATGATGCGGCGGCTTTTCTGCAGGGAGAAGTGTTTTGTGGCGCTGCGATGGGTTATGATAAAGCAGTGGGCATTACACTGGGTACTGGTCTGGGTTCAGCCAGGACTATCGGGGACGATACGGAAGAAGGGACGCTGAATGTATTACCCCTGCACAATGGTATTGCTGAAGATTATATTTCTACCCGTTGGTTTCTAAAAAGATATGCCGAACTTACAGGATATGAGTTGCAGGATGTGCGGGCTTTGACAGAGAAACTGGCGTACGATGCCCATGCCGGCCAGGTATTCCGGGAATTTACCGCCAACCTTGCCACGGTACTCCGGCAGTTTATAACGGAAGAGCAACCGGCCATAGTAGTTATAGGAGGAGGTATCGCCAATGCCTTTGAGGTATTTTATTCCGGGCTCAGTGCACTGCTCACGGGCAAGACCGGTCATACGGTGATCAGGCAGTCAGCGCTGGGTGAATCAGCCGCCATGATCGGGGCCGCCAGTATTTTTGGTAAGAAGCCCGCTTCGTCAACTGTATAG
- a CDS encoding glycosyl hydrolase family 28 protein, producing the protein MKMIRTPLFKCLYLLVCTCLFVIVAGQSIMAQSSIKQGRYNFSAVPATDKEHSSLKAYPAPAGVEQNTDFTVRVRLPGQSWQDLPAYLVKVDQVQGTSHTVEHACMSYFDFSGEAEVSVTFNKGRIEAARIRPLSYGIPHTIKGNTIRFTLAKPANLSVEVNGDIFHNLHLFANPIDSFVANATDTNLLYYGAGIHELPGGKLQVPSGKTVYIAGGAVMKGQVLIEGVRNVRVLGRGMVDQSVKMGIRIANARNVLVEGLFATQCATGGSDSVTIRNVKTMSYYGWGDGMNVFSSNNVLFDGVFNRNSDDCTTVYGTRLGFTGGCKNITMQHSTLWADVGHPILIGTHGNTPNPEVLENLNYIDIDILDQKEAQLNYQGCMSLNPGDNNLIRNVRFENIRVEDFRQGQLVNIRVFYNAKYCTAPGRGVENVLFKDITYTGKQAEVSIIAGYDENRKVKNIIFENLRINGRLITDDMPGKPKWYNTGDMARIFIGEHVEGVVFRRSGTDK; encoded by the coding sequence ATGAAGATGATCCGTACCCCGTTGTTCAAATGTCTTTATTTACTTGTTTGTACCTGCCTGTTCGTAATAGTAGCCGGCCAGTCAATAATGGCGCAATCATCAATAAAGCAGGGCCGCTATAATTTCTCAGCTGTGCCCGCAACAGATAAGGAGCACAGCAGTTTAAAAGCCTATCCTGCGCCGGCAGGAGTGGAACAAAACACTGACTTCACCGTGCGTGTGCGTCTACCCGGGCAGTCCTGGCAGGACTTGCCGGCATACCTGGTGAAGGTAGATCAGGTACAGGGCACCAGTCATACAGTGGAACATGCTTGTATGAGCTATTTCGACTTTTCGGGGGAGGCAGAAGTGTCTGTGACGTTTAATAAAGGAAGGATTGAAGCCGCGCGTATCCGTCCGCTTTCCTATGGTATCCCGCACACCATTAAGGGCAATACCATCAGGTTTACACTGGCGAAGCCTGCTAATCTTTCTGTAGAAGTGAATGGCGATATCTTTCATAACCTGCACCTTTTCGCCAATCCCATCGATAGTTTTGTGGCCAACGCAACAGATACCAACCTCCTGTATTATGGAGCTGGTATTCATGAGCTGCCTGGAGGAAAACTACAGGTGCCTTCCGGTAAGACGGTTTACATAGCGGGAGGGGCGGTGATGAAAGGACAGGTGCTCATTGAGGGGGTGCGGAACGTGCGTGTGCTGGGCAGGGGGATGGTAGATCAGTCTGTAAAAATGGGTATACGGATAGCCAATGCCAGAAACGTGTTGGTAGAAGGACTCTTCGCCACCCAATGCGCCACAGGCGGTTCTGATTCCGTAACCATCCGCAATGTAAAGACCATGAGCTATTATGGCTGGGGCGATGGCATGAATGTGTTTTCGAGCAACAATGTATTGTTTGATGGGGTCTTCAACCGCAACTCTGACGATTGTACTACCGTGTATGGTACCCGCCTGGGTTTTACCGGTGGCTGTAAAAATATTACCATGCAGCATTCCACCCTTTGGGCTGATGTAGGCCATCCCATCCTGATAGGCACCCACGGCAATACCCCCAACCCTGAAGTGCTGGAGAACCTTAATTACATCGACATCGATATCCTCGATCAGAAAGAGGCGCAGTTAAACTACCAGGGCTGTATGAGCCTGAACCCCGGCGACAATAACCTCATCAGGAATGTGCGTTTTGAGAACATCCGGGTAGAAGATTTCCGGCAGGGACAACTGGTGAACATCCGTGTATTTTACAATGCCAAGTATTGCACAGCGCCCGGGAGGGGCGTGGAGAATGTGCTGTTTAAGGACATCACTTATACCGGGAAGCAAGCTGAAGTTTCCATCATTGCCGGTTATGATGAAAACCGCAAAGTAAAGAATATCATCTTTGAGAACCTCCGGATCAATGGCCGGCTCATTACCGATGATATGCCCGGTAAACCGAAATGGTACAATACCGGCGACATGGCCCGTATATTTATCGGGGAACATGTGGAAGGGGTTGTGTTCCGGAGATCGGGTACGGATAAGTAG
- a CDS encoding glycoside hydrolase family 97 protein, giving the protein MIHGKALLLIAGISGIGGSSLAQNILEETRFNVRSPDNNITVQFYQKQLSPGKKEMYYQLSYKNKQVIQESVLDIQLDNNLSERAMALPVDRHEKWCENLLVKKATTVARDTTWQPPYGESSSIRDHYNALIVDLVKDDNPIYPMQVEIRAYNEGAAIRYFFPENVKGTYYRVMQENTSFTLPEGTLAWHASWAQAPYKLLPLRNWPDESERPLTLKLPDGRYACLAEAGMTDYARTKFKLSATKPHTIVTSMYTPADLISPFGTPWRVIMVGEKPGDLAVNNQLLLNLNEPSRIKDVSWIKPGKIMRVMTQTTADAKANIDFAVKHNLQYILFDWKWYGPAFSFSSDVTKVAIPDLDLPGIIQYGKERGVGVWLYVNLQGLYAQSDSLFRVYKQWGVKGVKFGFVQAGSHRWTTWLEEMFKKAAANEIMVNVHDDWRPTGEQRTWPNLMTAEGVRGNEEMPDATHNTVLPFTRYIAGAADYTICYYDTRIKTTHAHQLALAAIYYSPLQTLYWYDKPAMSNNEPELSFWDHIPVSWDETKILQGAPGEYITTARRKGAEWFVGTITNNDARIVKISCSFLPKGKKYMATIYSDAPLVRTNTKVKVEERTIDASTVLEVKLLPSGGQAIWIK; this is encoded by the coding sequence ATGATTCATGGTAAAGCTTTATTGTTGATAGCAGGTATTAGTGGGATAGGAGGTAGTAGTTTGGCGCAAAATATACTGGAAGAAACTAGGTTCAATGTGCGCTCCCCGGATAACAATATCACCGTACAGTTTTACCAGAAACAATTGTCGCCCGGTAAAAAGGAAATGTATTACCAGCTTAGTTACAAGAACAAACAGGTGATACAGGAATCTGTGCTGGATATACAACTGGACAATAACCTGTCGGAGCGCGCGATGGCCTTACCCGTAGACCGGCACGAAAAATGGTGTGAGAACCTGCTGGTGAAGAAAGCTACGACGGTAGCAAGGGATACTACCTGGCAACCACCCTATGGCGAAAGCAGCAGCATACGCGATCATTACAACGCGCTGATCGTTGACCTGGTGAAGGACGACAATCCCATTTATCCGATGCAGGTGGAGATACGCGCTTACAATGAAGGTGCTGCGATCCGCTACTTCTTCCCGGAAAATGTAAAAGGCACTTATTACCGGGTGATGCAGGAGAACACTTCCTTTACCTTGCCCGAAGGCACGCTGGCCTGGCATGCTTCCTGGGCGCAGGCGCCGTATAAACTATTGCCCCTGCGTAACTGGCCTGATGAAAGTGAAAGACCGCTCACACTGAAGCTACCCGATGGGAGGTATGCCTGCCTGGCGGAAGCCGGCATGACAGACTATGCACGCACCAAGTTCAAACTGAGTGCTACAAAGCCACATACCATTGTGACCAGTATGTATACCCCGGCCGACCTGATCTCGCCATTTGGTACACCCTGGCGGGTGATCATGGTAGGAGAAAAACCGGGCGACCTGGCAGTCAACAACCAACTGCTGCTGAACCTCAATGAACCTTCCAGGATCAAGGACGTTAGCTGGATAAAGCCGGGCAAGATCATGCGGGTAATGACGCAGACCACCGCAGATGCGAAAGCCAATATTGATTTTGCGGTGAAGCACAACCTGCAATACATCCTCTTCGATTGGAAATGGTATGGCCCTGCTTTTAGTTTTTCATCGGATGTTACCAAGGTAGCCATCCCTGATCTTGACCTGCCCGGCATCATTCAATATGGAAAAGAAAGAGGAGTTGGGGTATGGTTGTATGTGAACCTGCAGGGCTTGTATGCGCAATCAGATTCTTTGTTCCGCGTGTACAAACAGTGGGGCGTGAAAGGGGTGAAGTTTGGTTTTGTGCAGGCCGGTTCTCACCGGTGGACCACCTGGCTGGAAGAGATGTTTAAAAAGGCTGCCGCCAACGAGATCATGGTGAATGTGCACGATGACTGGCGGCCTACCGGCGAGCAAAGAACCTGGCCCAACCTGATGACCGCCGAAGGTGTCCGGGGTAATGAGGAAATGCCCGATGCTACGCACAACACCGTATTGCCCTTTACCCGGTACATAGCCGGCGCGGCTGATTATACAATATGTTATTACGATACAAGGATCAAGACCACCCATGCACATCAGCTGGCATTGGCAGCCATCTATTACAGTCCCCTGCAAACCTTGTACTGGTACGACAAACCTGCGATGAGCAACAATGAGCCGGAACTGTCTTTCTGGGACCATATTCCCGTGAGCTGGGATGAGACAAAGATATTGCAGGGGGCGCCGGGTGAATACATTACCACGGCCCGGCGCAAGGGAGCGGAGTGGTTCGTAGGCACCATCACCAACAATGACGCAAGGATCGTAAAAATTTCCTGCAGCTTTTTACCCAAAGGAAAAAAGTATATGGCTACCATCTATTCCGATGCCCCCCTGGTAAGAACCAACACAAAAGTAAAAGTGGAAGAACGGACAATAGATGCCTCCACGGTATTAGAAGTAAAACTATTGCCCTCCGGCGGACAGGCCATTTGGATCAAATGA
- a CDS encoding tetratricopeptide repeat-containing sensor histidine kinase, with the protein MRVIYFLLPILIASLFACKNKQQPIPDLRFSVFDKADSFYNINKYDSAFYYYNTIANDSTDSLQVATAYISMGLIQNLEGDYYGAQESFVTSLPYLDERQQAHRYCLQSAYHELAVSNQHLKKYNEAIDYSQKALAFAVDNEYRIRMLNSLALTYQKKGDYLQADSLYLIIIDSIKSNPKEYARVLSNQARTRWLQDHHYPAGPSLLQALSIREKLKDKWGLNASYAHLADYYTDTRPDSALYYALKRDTIAQELNSSDDTLEALVKLLNLSPSPQVKPYFIRYQYLIDSLQTAHNAAKNQFALIRYETEKSKADNLQLQKDKARQQVAFWSAISFFIVVAIIALIWYRKRKQQLEAASRLALQAQEIKTSQKVHDVVANGLYRMMADIQHKETIDKGPLLDNIEDLYERSRNISYEPQKVPHQDFQNTISGMLKAFGNSSTNVYVTGNSQSLWDRITPRAQQEVEQVLQELMVNMKKHSRAENVVVKFEARENCILIHYKDDGVGLPSGFKYGNGLTSTETRIKGIGGDFTFEEITKGLKILISIPTVPIL; encoded by the coding sequence GTGCGAGTAATATACTTCCTCCTGCCAATACTGATTGCCAGTCTTTTTGCCTGTAAAAATAAGCAACAGCCAATACCTGATTTACGGTTTTCCGTATTTGACAAAGCTGATTCCTTCTACAACATTAATAAGTACGATTCTGCTTTCTATTATTATAATACCATCGCCAACGATTCTACAGACAGCCTCCAGGTAGCAACGGCTTACATATCTATGGGTTTGATCCAAAATTTAGAAGGAGACTATTATGGAGCCCAGGAGAGTTTCGTAACATCTCTCCCATATCTTGATGAACGCCAGCAGGCACACCGATATTGTCTGCAATCGGCTTATCACGAATTAGCCGTTAGCAACCAGCACTTGAAAAAATACAATGAGGCCATTGATTATTCTCAAAAAGCACTGGCATTCGCCGTCGATAACGAATACCGTATAAGGATGTTAAACAGTCTGGCGCTCACCTACCAGAAAAAGGGAGACTATTTGCAGGCCGACAGTCTATACCTGATCATTATTGATTCCATCAAAAGCAATCCAAAAGAATACGCCAGGGTATTATCTAACCAGGCCAGAACCCGGTGGTTACAAGATCACCATTACCCCGCAGGACCAAGCCTTTTACAGGCATTATCTATCCGGGAAAAGTTAAAGGATAAGTGGGGACTGAACGCAAGTTACGCACATTTGGCAGATTATTACACCGACACCCGCCCGGACTCAGCCTTGTATTACGCTCTAAAGAGAGATACCATCGCACAAGAACTTAACAGCAGCGACGATACATTGGAAGCACTCGTCAAACTGCTAAACCTAAGTCCATCCCCACAGGTAAAACCATACTTTATCCGCTATCAATATTTGATCGATAGCCTTCAAACAGCCCACAATGCTGCCAAAAACCAGTTCGCCCTGATTCGATATGAGACAGAAAAGAGTAAGGCCGATAACCTTCAACTGCAAAAGGACAAAGCCCGACAGCAAGTGGCATTTTGGTCTGCCATTTCTTTTTTTATAGTTGTCGCCATCATTGCTCTTATCTGGTACCGCAAACGGAAACAACAACTGGAAGCGGCATCACGTCTTGCCCTCCAGGCTCAAGAGATTAAAACCTCGCAGAAAGTGCATGATGTGGTAGCAAATGGTCTATACCGCATGATGGCTGATATCCAACATAAGGAAACGATTGATAAAGGCCCTTTGCTCGACAATATCGAAGACCTGTACGAACGGTCAAGGAATATTTCATATGAACCACAGAAAGTGCCCCACCAGGATTTCCAGAACACCATCTCCGGCATGCTGAAAGCATTCGGCAACTCAAGCACCAACGTGTATGTAACCGGCAACAGTCAGTCTCTTTGGGACCGTATCACACCCAGGGCGCAGCAGGAAGTAGAACAGGTGCTACAGGAACTGATGGTCAATATGAAGAAACACAGCAGGGCCGAAAATGTGGTGGTGAAATTTGAGGCCCGGGAAAACTGCATCCTTATTCATTATAAGGACGATGGCGTGGGACTGCCATCCGGCTTTAAATATGGAAACGGACTCACCAGTACGGAAACCCGTATAAAAGGAATTGGCGGCGACTTTACATTTGAGGAAATAACCAAAGGATTGAAGATCCTTATTTCCATTCCAACAGTCCCAATATTATGA
- a CDS encoding DUF4407 domain-containing protein — protein MRNLWVRFGCFLTGYNYQILQGCSEAAFKAVKKYTAAMLIVCILWFFIGFTFAQRYLGSSIGGSVAAGIIAIIIIVQVEKQIILSIHPGKWLLIFRFCLAFMMSILGAVIIDQILLEKDIELEKVSYNSKRVDLILPSKTAELRSQIMALDTTINNKEEEKKRYIDDIGIHPTIPIITTQVQKTIVQNKVKGSTGRDSTIFDTHNTNTVIRGSMPNPKLALIQPIDSAIGAMRQQKARKENDLLHIRPELERELKEKTGFLDELKVMVQLISGSYVALCFWLLWILFFLFIEMLVLFSKMGDKSSDYEKAVLHHMNLRMRRLDLLAKGLEDTPSKMSLNTNTAN, from the coding sequence ATGAGAAATTTATGGGTGCGTTTCGGCTGCTTTCTGACCGGCTACAACTACCAAATTCTTCAAGGCTGTAGCGAAGCAGCCTTCAAGGCAGTGAAAAAATACACAGCTGCCATGCTGATCGTTTGTATATTATGGTTTTTCATCGGATTCACCTTTGCCCAACGATACCTGGGCTCCTCAATAGGCGGTTCTGTGGCAGCAGGGATCATTGCCATTATCATCATTGTACAGGTAGAGAAACAGATCATCCTTTCCATCCATCCGGGAAAATGGCTCCTTATTTTCAGGTTTTGCCTGGCTTTTATGATGTCAATTTTAGGAGCTGTCATTATCGATCAGATCCTGCTGGAAAAGGATATTGAACTGGAGAAAGTGTCTTATAATTCTAAACGGGTAGATTTGATCCTGCCCTCTAAAACGGCCGAACTGAGAAGCCAGATCATGGCCTTGGATACCACGATCAACAACAAGGAGGAGGAAAAAAAGCGATACATAGATGATATAGGCATTCACCCTACCATTCCTATTATTACAACTCAGGTTCAGAAGACGATTGTGCAAAACAAAGTAAAAGGATCTACAGGCAGGGATTCGACGATTTTCGACACACACAATACCAATACCGTAATAAGGGGAAGCATGCCTAATCCTAAATTAGCATTAATACAACCGATCGACTCTGCAATAGGCGCCATGCGTCAACAAAAGGCCAGAAAAGAAAATGACCTGCTTCATATAAGACCAGAACTGGAGCGAGAACTAAAGGAGAAAACCGGCTTCCTCGATGAACTTAAGGTAATGGTACAACTTATTTCAGGCTCTTACGTTGCTCTCTGTTTCTGGTTGCTTTGGATATTATTCTTTCTTTTCATTGAGATGTTGGTACTCTTTAGCAAGATGGGAGACAAATCGAGCGACTATGAAAAAGCAGTACTCCATCACATGAACTTACGCATGCGCCGCCTGGATTTACTGGCCAAAGGATTGGAGGATACCCCTTCAAAAATGAGTCTGAACACAAACACGGCAAACTGA
- a CDS encoding response regulator — protein sequence MITKVLIAEDHESANISVQKTLEELSITHIEHVYYCDDALDRITRATRSDRSFDLLITDLYFEADERIQTLTGGFDLITAVRQVQPDLKILVFSAENKPATIEQLYTQYEIDGYVRKARNDAKELKQAIGELAQHRRYFPRHIMQLINSKNAYEFSDYEITIISLLASGMLQKDIPAYLLQNQIKPSGLSSLEKKLNQMKDALNFTKNEQLVAFCKDKGII from the coding sequence ATGATCACAAAGGTATTAATAGCAGAAGACCACGAAAGCGCCAATATCTCCGTGCAGAAAACACTGGAAGAACTCAGCATCACCCATATTGAGCATGTATATTATTGTGATGACGCCCTTGATCGGATCACCAGAGCAACCAGGTCAGACCGCTCCTTCGACCTGCTTATTACCGATCTGTATTTTGAAGCAGACGAACGTATACAGACCTTAACCGGAGGATTTGATCTTATTACCGCCGTAAGGCAGGTTCAGCCAGACCTGAAGATCCTGGTATTCTCTGCAGAGAACAAACCTGCCACCATAGAACAGTTGTATACCCAATATGAGATTGACGGTTACGTGCGTAAAGCCAGAAATGATGCAAAAGAACTTAAACAGGCGATCGGTGAACTAGCCCAGCACCGGCGCTATTTTCCCCGCCATATCATGCAGCTGATCAACAGCAAGAATGCCTATGAGTTTTCAGACTATGAGATCACCATCATATCCCTGCTGGCCAGTGGTATGCTGCAAAAGGACATTCCTGCTTATCTTCTACAAAACCAGATAAAACCATCCGGATTGAGCAGCCTTGAAAAGAAACTCAATCAAATGAAAGATGCCCTCAATTTCACTAAGAACGAACAACTCGTTGCCTTCTGCAAGGATAAGGGAATAATATAG
- a CDS encoding HNH endonuclease: MSQTSSPYRYLAFKDDDPYRRYIQRDNEQNNGNLITGKDQSLPTVTHGSYGALLFHPNWKAKRKEILIRDQHRCVHCKSDKELQVHHRQYHFIVNEQRFRLPWDYPDKLLMTLCESCHSRGHNKYKVPTVNV; the protein is encoded by the coding sequence ATGTCACAAACAAGTTCTCCGTACCGGTACCTCGCGTTTAAGGACGACGACCCATATCGCCGTTATATACAAAGAGATAACGAGCAAAATAACGGCAACCTTATTACTGGAAAAGACCAGTCTCTGCCAACAGTCACTCACGGGTCGTATGGCGCATTATTATTCCATCCCAACTGGAAGGCAAAAAGAAAAGAAATACTGATCCGGGATCAGCATCGTTGCGTGCATTGCAAAAGTGACAAAGAATTGCAGGTCCATCATCGCCAGTATCATTTCATTGTAAACGAACAAAGGTTTCGCCTTCCCTGGGACTATCCCGACAAGCTGCTCATGACGCTTTGCGAATCCTGTCACAGCCGGGGTCATAACAAATACAAAGTACCAACCGTCAACGTTTAA